A segment of the Candidatus Poribacteria bacterium genome:
TTGGCGACCTCAAAGCCTTTCACGCAAAGTATTACCATCCTGATAACATGATGCTCGCAATTACAGGCGATTTTGATACAGAAACCTTAATCGCGCAACTGGAAAAAGTTTTTGAGGGATGGGAAGGTGCGAAGATTGCATTTCCGGATGTTCCAACCGTGGATGGTACACCGAAACCCTCCGTTAATTACATCTTCAAGGACTTTCCGCAAACGACGATGTTAATCGGGCATTTCGGTATCAAACGTACTCCCGATTTTCCTGACTTCTTCGCACTCCGGGTCATGAATGAGATTCTCGGAGAAGGTGGGTTCACCTCACGTCTGATGACGGAAGTACGCGAGAAACATGGACTCGCCTATATGGTCGGCAGCCTGATGCAGACAACTTACTACACGAATCCAGGGGAATGGTTCGCTTATTCACAGACCCGTACCGAGAAAACCGCAGAGGCAATTTCACTCATCATTGATGTCGTTAAGGGACTCCGAGATGTCCCTGTGCCGGAAGCGGAACTGCAGCGCACCAAAGATTCACTCGTCAATTCGTTTGTTTTTGGCTTTGAAAGCAGCTCACAAATCGCCTTTCAGCAGATGATGCTTGACTATCGCGGTTACGCACCCGGCTTCCTTGAAACCTATACCGACAATATCGCTAAGGTCACAGCCGAAGATGTACAATCTGTCGCGCAAAAATATCTCCATCCCGACTCACTCACAATTGTCACTGTCGGAAATAAAGAGAACTTTGATCGACCCCTTGAAGAATTCGGAGCGGTTAACGAGATTGAAATAGAGCGACCCGCACCGCCACCACCTCCCGAACCGATGCCCGAAGCGAGTGAAACAGACGTGGCGAAAGCCAAAGAAGTCCTTGCTGCTGCTGTTGAAGCACACGGGGGGCTTGAAAAGTTGCAAGCCGTGAAAAACATCGTCATGGAAGCGCGGGCGACAGCAAATTCACCGATGGGGCAAATGCAAGTCGAGGGCAAATCCTACTACGTCTATCCTGATAAATTCAGACAGGATGTCAAGCTACCACAAGGTGAAATGGGATATGTCTTTGATGGTGCCTCTGGGTTTGCCCTGACACCGATGGGGGTTCAACCCTTACCGCCTGATGTGACGAACTCCTTTAAGGATGCAGTCTTCCGGGAAACGATATGGCTCCTGACAAATCTCTCACAAAATGAAATTTCGGTTCAGTATGCGGGGACGGAGGATGTACACGGCACATCCGCACATGTTCTGCTTGTTCCGCAGCCCTCTGGTGAAACCTTACGGCTTTTTGTGAGCGAAGAGACACATTATGTCGTAAAATTCGCTTATCGCGAGATGGCACAAGGTGTTACGGCAAATAGAGAGTCTCTCATGAATGATTATCGCGATGTTGACGGCGTTAAGGTCGCTTATCATGTTGTTCAGAACGTAGACGGTGAACTTTTCTCTGAAAGTCGGGTAACAGGTGTTACGCTAAACGCTGAGCTTGACGATGCCCTATTCATGGAGCCAGAGTGAAAACCTTAGATTTACGTGTCCGTTACTTTCAGGATAGCACACCAGCAGATGAACCGTGCCTTGAAACCGCCTTCATCCGCCGTGAGTTTGAGATGCCGTTACCAGTTGATGAGACCGCTTTGGTGCTCGTTGATCTCTGGAATGTGCATTTCATCGAGAGTTGGATAGAACGCGCCGCACGGATAACGAAGGAATGCGTTGTGCCAGTCTTAGACGCTGCGCGGCGAGCGGGCTTGACAATCGTGCATGCCCCTTCGCCGCCGGTGGCGGAGCAGTATCCGCAACTCCAACGTCACAAACCCCCTGAACCGTCTGTACCTTCGGCGTGGCCCCCCGCTGCCTTCCGAAGTCGAGAGGGGGACTATACCGTTTACCGCGGTCCCCGCAGTCAACCGCCGGGGATCGGCGTGCATTGGGACAAACTCGCAGACCAACTTTCTGTCTCTCCTGCGATTGATGTGAGCCCCGAAGAGTTTGTTATCGCAACAGGACAGCAGCTCCATGAACTGCTGGAAGAACGGCGTATCTTGCATCTGATCTTCGCCGGTTTCGCAACGAATTGGTGTGTCTTGGGCAGGGATTACGGTATCCGTTCGATGGCGCGGTATGGATATAACATCGTGCTACTCCGCGATGCTACAACGGGTGTAGAGTTTCCCGATACTTACGGTAACCTGTTCACAACAGAGATCGCCATTCGGGAGGTGGAGCAGCAGTACGGGTTCAGTGCATCAAACGCCGATTTCTTCGCGGCGGTTGAGGGACTTTCAGCGTAAATTTTCATTTTTCATTGTTAGGCGAGGATGGCTTCGGCTTTGTGCCTCGCCTTTTTTCTTACACTTACAAGAGTTCCGCATGCAAAGCAAAAAATCACAAGAATCTCAAAAATTACTGGACTCCATAAGAGAAAAATACAACCAAACCGATGAGCTTGACCGTCGTAAAGAGGAGGCAGAATACGGTTTGGGAGAGCATGAGCAGGCGTTTGTTGAGAAGTTCCCAGAAGGCAGCCGCCTGCTTGACATCGGTTGTGCGTCTGGACGGTTATGCCTTGCCCTTGCGAAACTCGGATACGCCGTCACCGGTATAGATGTTGCCGAGAAACAGATAGCACAGGCACAACGGATTGCTGAAAAAGAGAGCATTGACATAACATTTCTACATTGCGAACCATCGACACTCCCGTTTCCCGATGCGTCTTTTGCAGCGGCTTTTATGGGGAACGTCTACTGTTATATCCCACATCGTGCAGCACGGATTGCGTTTTTAGAAGAAGTCGCACGGATACTCTATCCCAAGGGGCAACTGTTTCTGTCTAATTCGGTCCTTGATGGTCTTGTTGACAGTTACGAGCCAACGTATGATGAGAATTATAACCAATTTGCTTCAAACTATGAGACGTTAGAAAAAGGTGATAATTTTTGGTTAGAAGAACAACCGATTTACGTGCACTATTTCTTTTCAGATGATCTCAAAGCCGAGTTGGAAGAATCACCATTTCGACTACTCAATTCTTCTGTAGAAAATGAGCAAGTTCGGTGTGTGTTGCAGAGGAATGAATTAGGTTAGGAAGATAAAACAAAGGTATCCTTGAACTTTCGGAACCATTGAGTAAAAAGCACCACAGCCTCTGGATCCTGACGTTTCGGTGAAAACTGATAAGTCCCTTCACTTTTTTCATCGTAAGACAGGGCATAGACCCCTCGTGCCTGTCGTCCGCTCGCGATAACTCCCCAGGCTTTCCCATGGAGGTATTCATCTGCTACAAAAGGTTTTTTCATGCCCGGAGCGATAGCAATGAGTCCGCACGTATAGGTCGAGCTGAGTGAAATGACGCCAGCAGAGAACCCGGGACTTATGGAAATTACCCCGCAAGATCCCCAGAGACCTATCGAAATGATGCCACAAGATCCCCAGCAACCAATCGAAATTACACCACAAGATCCCCATACACCAATGGAAATCACACCACAAGACAAATTTCCAAACGAAATCATTCCTGATGAGATTAATTCGTAACTGATATTAGAGAGGCCTAAGGCATGCCAGACGTTTAAGAAACCCGTGATGTCGACTTTTGCCTGATCTAAATACCATGCGATCCCATAAGCGATGAACGGCGAGCTAACGACAAGCCATAAAATCATAAGGAAGGTTTCATATTTCCGAGCGTACCCGTTGAACGTTCTTCGGAAGATTTCTGCATCAAAGGGATAGTTATGAATTTCACCAGTTTTTGTCTGTTTTTCTAAGGTTTCTTGCATCTGTATTCCCTCCGCCAAACGCCAAAAAAGTATGGGTTATACCCCACTTTTAATCAGCACAAACTATAGCCCAAATTTTGCTGCGTTTATGTGGTTTCTTGATCGATTTCGGTCAGTATTTCTCGAAGAGATGAGTTTAATTCGACTAACTCTTGTTGTAAATCGGATATCTGTTGACGCAGCATCTTGACTTCATTCTTTTTTGATCTGCATGTTTACGACGACGGTGTTCAATAAGTTGAGGACGATTCAAACGTAAGCGTTGAATGTAAAACGCCCCTTCAGGAGTTTCTCCAATGAGTTCCGCGTTCTGCTGTTCACGAAGATGCAAAGTTAGGTTGTCTTCAAGTGGATGAAGTAAGCGAAGGTGTGGAATTTGAACTTCGTGCCAATATGCCCCTTTGTGTTCGTTACATCGGGGACAACAGTAAACGAGATTTTCATCATCGTTTGTGCCGCCGTGGATTGTTGGATGGTAATGGTCTACTGTCAGCGTTGCCCAACGTCCGATTCGTGAACACCACAATATCCGCAACTGTATACATAACGCTGACGAATCCTCTCTTGCTGTGATGCATCCATTCTGTCACTTTGTTTCAACGTGTGTTTTAGAAAGGTTTTGGCCGGTGAGGCGATGATACTTATCGGCAAGTAATTCGCGTTTTGATTGGAGTTGCGTCAGATATGCGCGGGCATCGGTTAGCAGTCGCTTATGCTCAGTAACAATATCTTGCAATTGCGAAGCCATCTCTTCAAGTTCCGCTTTTTCTACCTGCAGCTTTTGGCTTTTTTCTTTTCCTGGTTTCAATGCCTCTGCTTCCTCCGCATCTAACTCAGCGAAGATGGCTAAAAGTTCTGTCCGTTCTTCTTCAGTCAAGCTACCTTCTGCCTCCCGAAGTCGGAGTCGTTCTAATCTATGCTGTCTGTTTTTCATCGTTCTATTTTCCTATGTATGGTGAGTCCAGGAGCGGTTTTTAGCGTCTTGAATCTGTGCCTTTTAATCAGCAGCGACGGTTTCCAATGGCGGAAGTTCTGGGTAATTCCCACGCGCGTTTCGCCATGCAATGACCCCTTCAGCAACCATCCATATCTGCAACACTTCAACAGCGACACCGAATCCGAAGAGTAGATATTGACCAGTGAAGAGCCAGCCCGTCTCTGGGTTGAACATCTGATGGAGCATTGCCCACGCTGGCATAACGAGCATGACAAGCATCGGGAGAAATGCGAACCAGATAGGCTTATCGCGACGCAGGAGATAAAAAACGATGACCATAAACGCTAATCCCGCTAAGAGTTGATTCGTCGCTCCGAAAAGGGGCCAGAGCGTCAATCCACCACTCCCAGGTCCACCCGCCCCCTGTAGCAAGGCGACAGCAGCAGCGAGCACTAACGCAAACGCAGTTGCGATATAACGATTTGTCAACGGTTTGATGTTAACAGTTTGTGCCAGTTCGTGGATGACATAGCGTTGCAATCGCGTCGCTGTATCGAGCGTTGTTGCCGCGAAACTCGCAACAAGTACCGCCATAATCGAAATGCTCATCTTAAGTGGAATCCCAAGGGATGCGAGAAAGTTTCCACCTCCGTCAACAAATGCACTCACCTTTGCCTTGAGAGTATGGCTTGCCCAACCACCAACGACCCGCGTTGTGCCATCAGGGTTTGTTACCACCGTGCTTGTCGCGTAACGGGTTTTCCACGCCTCTTGATTGGCAAGCGGGGCTGCGCTTTCTGCCTTAACAATGGGTTGGAATGTATAGTTTGCACCAGTGCCAGTCCGATTGAAAATTCCCATACCGATACCAGCACAGCAGGCGAGGATAACAATAACAGCAAGACCCCCTTCAAGCAGCATCGCACCATAGCCGACGTATTGTGCGTCGCCTTCAGACGCTACCTGTTTGCTCGACGTACCGGAACTCACCATGCAGTGGAAACCGCTAACAGCACCACACGCAATGGTAATGAAAAGGAAGGGCCAGATCGGTGGTGCGTCGGGTGGAATGTCGGAGGCGACAGCCGGTGCGGATGCCACTAAATCTGCGCTGCCCGTGAATCCAGCGACAGCAAGTCCGAGTATAAGTAGCAGCAGTGCCAATACCAACTCGTGGCTATTGATGAAATCTCTCGGTTGCAGGAGTGTCCAGACAGGCAACACTGAGGCAATGAAGCAGTAGACAAAGAGCACCAGTGTCCAGATGACAACGACGTTCAAATAGGTTTGTCCGAGGAGCGGGATGCCGAACCAATGTCCCAAGTCAATCGGTAGGAGGTAAGCACCAACTGCCATGCCGATATACATGATGCCGAGGGCAATAATGGATGGCACGAGGATGTTACCGCCTCGACGATAGATCCAGAGACCGATAGCGACGGCAAGCGGAATTTCTATCCAAACGGAGAGGACAGATTCAGGATAGTAGGAAAAAATAAGGGCAATGACCAAACCGAAGACAGCGAGGACGATGGTCAAACCCATAAAGAGGACAAAAAGAAAGAGAAATTTGGCCCGCGGACCAATCATTCTGCCCGCAACTTCGCCGACGCTCTGCCCCCGATTCCGCAGTGAGACAACAAGTGCACCAAAGTCGTGAACAGCACCAATAAACACCGAACCGAGAACAACCCAGAGCAACGCTGGCAACCACCCCCAAAAAACAGCAATCGCCGGACCCACAATCGGACCCGTACCCGCAATGCTGGTAAAGTGATGTCCAAAGATAATCTCTTTTTTCGTGGGAATGTAGTCTACATCGTCTCGTAATTCTTGACTCGGCACCGTTGCTTTCGCGTCCAAGCCGAAAATTTTTCTCGCCAACCATTTGCCATAAGTATGATAGGCGACGATGAAGCCAATAAAACTCAAGACCGCAATTATCAGTGTATTCATGAGCGCAGCTCCAACTTTTTCAGAGTTGTGCTTGCCAACTGACTTCGTTTATCTGATACCGGTGAGTATCTCGAATGTGAGTTGATCCAACTTCTCGTATCCAAGACCTTTCTGGGCAAGGGTGTCAGGTTCAAAGTCTATCTTCCTCAATTTGCCGACGCTCTCAGCGGTGTAGTGTGCCATGAGTGCTTCAAGTTCGACATCGCGGGCATGCAGTTCAGCGAGGATCCCTTGAATCTCAGCGTCTTCATTGAATCGATGGGCTTTCTCTTTGAGTATGAGATAACTCCGCATACAGCCAGCAGCGAAGTCCCAAACCCCTTGTTCATCTTCAGTTCGATAAGCATGCGCGTCGAAGTGTCGGTTCCCGTCCCAGTTAACATCTTCGAGGAATTTGACGAGGAAAAACGCACCTTTAATGTTCTCGGAACCGAACCGCAAATCCTGATCGAAACGACTCATCTTTTGGTCATTCAGATCGATATGAAAAAGTTTCCCAGATTCGTATGCCTGCGCGACACCATGTAGGAAACTCAGACCTGCCATCGTTTCATGTGCGAATTCGGGATTAACACCGACCATTTCGGGGTGATCGAGCGTTTCGATGAAGTGAAGCATGTGGCCGGTCGTCGGTAGATAGATGTCGCCGCGCGGTTCGTTTGGCTTCGCTTCCAAGGCGAAACAAAGGTCGTAGCCTTGGTCTTTAACGTAGTGCGTGAAGTAGTTCATCGCCTCACGGTTCCACTTGACAGTATCGGGGCCGTTCTTAGCAGCGTCCACTTCCGCGCCTTCACGTCCACCCCAAAACACATAAACCGTTGCGCCGAGTTCTACACCGAGATCAATGGCGTTCAGAGTCTTCTGGATGGCAAACGCCCGCACCTTCGGGTCATTA
Coding sequences within it:
- a CDS encoding pitrilysin family protein, with translation MKKWTSTGTLIVTLIACLVVWGVPSTFARPYEELTYEPIEFKPPVPEKRVLSNGMKLYLIEDHELPLFNINGLIKTGDIYDPQDKVGLSSIFASVMRTGGTVSREPDALNEELESMAASVEVGMSREYGTINLSTLAEDIEKGLEIFADVLRNPAFREDKLELRKQQSIERIRRRNDNPIQLAWRNFSALLYGTDHPFGWYTEMEGIESITVGDLKAFHAKYYHPDNMMLAITGDFDTETLIAQLEKVFEGWEGAKIAFPDVPTVDGTPKPSVNYIFKDFPQTTMLIGHFGIKRTPDFPDFFALRVMNEILGEGGFTSRLMTEVREKHGLAYMVGSLMQTTYYTNPGEWFAYSQTRTEKTAEAISLIIDVVKGLRDVPVPEAELQRTKDSLVNSFVFGFESSSQIAFQQMMLDYRGYAPGFLETYTDNIAKVTAEDVQSVAQKYLHPDSLTIVTVGNKENFDRPLEEFGAVNEIEIERPAPPPPPEPMPEASETDVAKAKEVLAAAVEAHGGLEKLQAVKNIVMEARATANSPMGQMQVEGKSYYVYPDKFRQDVKLPQGEMGYVFDGASGFALTPMGVQPLPPDVTNSFKDAVFRETIWLLTNLSQNEISVQYAGTEDVHGTSAHVLLVPQPSGETLRLFVSEETHYVVKFAYREMAQGVTANRESLMNDYRDVDGVKVAYHVVQNVDGELFSESRVTGVTLNAELDDALFMEPE
- a CDS encoding isochorismatase family protein; the encoded protein is MKTLDLRVRYFQDSTPADEPCLETAFIRREFEMPLPVDETALVLVDLWNVHFIESWIERAARITKECVVPVLDAARRAGLTIVHAPSPPVAEQYPQLQRHKPPEPSVPSAWPPAAFRSREGDYTVYRGPRSQPPGIGVHWDKLADQLSVSPAIDVSPEEFVIATGQQLHELLEERRILHLIFAGFATNWCVLGRDYGIRSMARYGYNIVLLRDATTGVEFPDTYGNLFTTEIAIREVEQQYGFSASNADFFAAVEGLSA
- a CDS encoding class I SAM-dependent methyltransferase, coding for MQSKKSQESQKLLDSIREKYNQTDELDRRKEEAEYGLGEHEQAFVEKFPEGSRLLDIGCASGRLCLALAKLGYAVTGIDVAEKQIAQAQRIAEKESIDITFLHCEPSTLPFPDASFAAAFMGNVYCYIPHRAARIAFLEEVARILYPKGQLFLSNSVLDGLVDSYEPTYDENYNQFASNYETLEKGDNFWLEEQPIYVHYFFSDDLKAELEESPFRLLNSSVENEQVRCVLQRNELG
- a CDS encoding HNH endonuclease, producing the protein MWCSRIGRWATLTVDHYHPTIHGGTNDDENLVYCCPRCNEHKGAYWHEVQIPHLRLLHPLEDNLTLHLREQQNAELIGETPEGAFYIQRLRLNRPQLIEHRRRKHADQKRMKSRCCVNRYPIYNKS
- a CDS encoding carbon starvation protein A — translated: MNTLIIAVLSFIGFIVAYHTYGKWLARKIFGLDAKATVPSQELRDDVDYIPTKKEIIFGHHFTSIAGTGPIVGPAIAVFWGWLPALLWVVLGSVFIGAVHDFGALVVSLRNRGQSVGEVAGRMIGPRAKFLFLFVLFMGLTIVLAVFGLVIALIFSYYPESVLSVWIEIPLAVAIGLWIYRRGGNILVPSIIALGIMYIGMAVGAYLLPIDLGHWFGIPLLGQTYLNVVVIWTLVLFVYCFIASVLPVWTLLQPRDFINSHELVLALLLLILGLAVAGFTGSADLVASAPAVASDIPPDAPPIWPFLFITIACGAVSGFHCMVSSGTSSKQVASEGDAQYVGYGAMLLEGGLAVIVILACCAGIGMGIFNRTGTGANYTFQPIVKAESAAPLANQEAWKTRYATSTVVTNPDGTTRVVGGWASHTLKAKVSAFVDGGGNFLASLGIPLKMSISIMAVLVASFAATTLDTATRLQRYVIHELAQTVNIKPLTNRYIATAFALVLAAAVALLQGAGGPGSGGLTLWPLFGATNQLLAGLAFMVIVFYLLRRDKPIWFAFLPMLVMLVMPAWAMLHQMFNPETGWLFTGQYLLFGFGVAVEVLQIWMVAEGVIAWRNARGNYPELPPLETVAAD
- the xylA gene encoding xylose isomerase, which produces MSEQYQPKPEHKFTFGLWTVGNPGRDPFGDVVRPPLKPTYTVQKLSELGAYGVNLHDNDLVPFDASAVERDKIVSEFKQALTDHGMKVPMATTNLFYHPIFKDGAFTSNDPKVRAFAIQKTLNAIDLGVELGATVYVFWGGREGAEVDAAKNGPDTVKWNREAMNYFTHYVKDQGYDLCFALEAKPNEPRGDIYLPTTGHMLHFIETLDHPEMVGVNPEFAHETMAGLSFLHGVAQAYESGKLFHIDLNDQKMSRFDQDLRFGSENIKGAFFLVKFLEDVNWDGNRHFDAHAYRTEDEQGVWDFAAGCMRSYLILKEKAHRFNEDAEIQGILAELHARDVELEALMAHYTAESVGKLRKIDFEPDTLAQKGLGYEKLDQLTFEILTGIR